The region TGGCAACGCCGCCTCATTAGGGTCCTTGCCGTCCAGAAGTCGAGTGAACTCATCAATGGTCCACTTCTCATCCCGTTGAGAAACAGTGCTGTGCCAGCGATAAAGAAGATTAAACTCAACCGAAACCTGGTTTCCGACACCACGAGGGGATGGCTGACTGAACATGTTTTTGCCAGACTTGGTGCGAGGGTCGAGACTCCACGTCGTGTCGACATGATTGAGAGCAAGAATCGACCTCGTATAGTCGTGAAGAATGATGTTGGCATAAAGACCGCAAGTGATGAGACGGCCTGTCTGAAACAGGTCATTGTCGTACTTCTCCCAGGCGGCACTTCCTGCTTCCGTGCCTGGCTTGTTGAAACGGCCATTCTCGTTGATCTTGGCAAGCTGTGTCACCACATAGTTGTGGTACCTGTTGAACATGACCAGGAAGACGCCACATCCAGGAGGAAACCCAAGAATTCTCTTGGAACTGAAGCAATCCGGCTTGAGAAGACCGTTTCGGAAGGTCCTCATGGCCTTTTGCTCCACTTCATTTCGACCGTATAAGGGTGACAAGTCGAGATAAGAAGAAGTCTGGTTGATGTTGTAGTCTGAGAAGGACGTCTGAAAACAGTCATGGATGATGAGAGTTGCGAGGTAAAACATTACGCTAGAGATACcttggggatgtggttggAAAGTGTCACCACGTGCCATCAGCATATCGAAGATTGTCGACGGGTCGGGCTGGCTGGGATTTTGAAATGTCAAGGGAGGTACAGTTCTGGCATAAGGTCTGTTGGCAGCCCCAAGTTCGGGGTGATTGATATTGTTCCCGGAGCCATCGGCAGACCGATAGCGGAATTCTTGGCCTAGTGATGTGGCGGGTGGATGGTCGAGGCTATTCCACAGCTGGGTGAGGAGGCCATCCGTGATTTGCTTGCGCTCCTTGGAGATAGTTGGCAGCTTTGACAGAAGCTGGATCAGCCGTTCCAGCAAAAGTTCATTGTCGTCGACAGCTCCTTGGACAGCGGCGTTCAGAAAGGCGAGCAAGGTTTCATAATCCTTGAATCCCAGCGACTTGATGGCACCTATGATATCGGGTGTAGCTTCAGGTTCAAGATTTCCAGGGGCATGAGGATATTCTGCCACTGGATTGAGGGCTTTCTTGACAGCCCGCTGAAGGCCTGAGAGCCTATCTCCGAGTTGTGTGTGCTGATTCGCACTCATATTGATCGATGAGCTTGCGGGCAGTTCCTAGAACACGAGATAGGAGAAATGTGTAAATCATTGCTGAAATGACTGATCAAGTACGACATCAAATCCCGGCTTTATATAAGAAAGGGATCCGGGACAACCACCATGATCACAAATCAGGCTGCTGTATCACCATGCTATCCATGCATCAAACGTAAGATGCTGGCCAGATCTAGACCGATCATGTCCTTGGCTGAAAGGTTCAGCTGTAAGATTCAGCTGTGAGGGTGTGTTTGATATAAATGCGAACAGGGTCTGTGATTGGTGCTTTCGGGTTGAAGTCAGCACTTGCCTGATATTTTCATGCTTGGTCAGCTTTGGCGGCTGCTTAGGAGTTGTGATGCATGTGGAGTGGTGTAAGAAACATAATAAAGTCATGTTGCCGCATTTAGCTCGCTGCAAGTTGATTATGCTAATGCACGAGTACAGGGGCAGCTGACCAGGGTGATTTGGCAATGTAATTTTCAGAGAACAGTCAAGGTGTATTGGCTGCGGTGCTGGATGACACGtctggtaggtaggtaggtaggtaggcaagAGCCGGGTAagtggttgctgctgggtaGTCCCCACGGAATCGCCACGACCAATCCTCTTACCTAATTTGTGTCTGCATATGTGAATTCCCATGATCATTCCAGCGGTTGGACACTGCTTCTGTTTCAAAAGCCAATAAACAGGTAACGTTAGCCCTCTGAAGTCGTGCAGTTTCGACCAATCCGACACAAGCTCACTCCATCTTAATCGACGAAATCCCCGCCAATATCGGAGCGAACTTGCATGCCGCCCTTACACATCTCCGAGATGCCTTCTTTGAGCGAATTCTCTGGATAGATGCAATCTGCATCAATCAAGAAGAcgacaagaaaaagggaaaatAAGTCCAATGAATGGCCGAGATCTATAGTATGGTCGATcgtgtggtggttggtatAGCTTGGAGAGCCGGACCATAACAGTGATGAGGCATTGGAAGAAATCCGTCGGGCCGCTGCTCAGGGGTGAAGTTGGTTCTATCTTCTCTGCTATGTCTTGCTCCGAAAGTCCCCAATTTAATCAACCCAAAGTGGGCCCATTCCACCTTCCCACAGTCGTTTTTCTCTTTACTTGTATTCACTCGGCAACTTGATCGTTATGTACCGCCTCCATAACGCAACGGATCGCCGCGACAAGCTCTTTGCATTGCTTGGCATGTGCGCTGATGAGTTTCTGGGAGAAGACGAATGCCAAATCACCAAGTCCCATGGGAAACTTTGCCGGGAAGTGTGGTGAGATATCTATTTGGAACTCAGGCGACGGTGACCATTGTTACAACAAAAGACATGGTGATCATCAGAGACAAGGGTACAATAATCGGCCAGCTAACATCTGTGAAAGATATGGTTGGTGCCGACAACAGGAAATTGGTGTTGATTGCTTGGTCGATGAACAGCAGTAAACAGACAACGTCAAGATGGGTGGTACCACACGGCTACCACTGTTGTTGAGCCGGGGGACTGGCTCTGCTCAATCGAAGGGGTCTAAAAACCTGTCATACTAAGGCTTCAGGGATATTATTTCCTTGTCATTATTAGTACCACTCCCGACAACTTTGACGCGCCCAGAGATCTTAGCTTGCAAAACTTGAATTTGCAACACGATTTTCTGATCGTCTGGAACTGGGGTTATACACCTGAGAAAACTCAACAGACACTCAAAAAGAAATTTCCAATTACGGCAAATACAGAGGCACGCAATCGCCGCCGTGCTAAATTCTAAGATGCGGTTCAGATCTTGACAGCGGTCGAGTCAGACGCCACGGTGAAACTTCAAGGATTATTGGGTTTCTGTGCCAGTAAATATGGCAAAGAAGACCCCGAAACGTTATCAACGAGTACATTTCTTGGAAAAAGGTGGCAAGCAAAGAAGATATTTGATGTTGCGGAAGCTGTGTTTCGAGATGTGGCACAGACAAGGGCACTAATACATGGTTCACGGCATCCAGACGCGTTGAAAAGCAGGGGAGATTTAATGGCCTGCTATAAGAATGAGTTGGACTTGACCAACAAGGATACAAGCCTCTATTCAGAAAACATGGAGCAAGGAAAAGATATAAGATCGACTTGAGAACAGCTGTTTTGGTCGAATCTATTTCTATCTTCGAGCCAACGGCCGAATACATCACGATAAGTGAGGAAACACTCGTTGAAAGCATGGGTAAAAAGGCATATGACTTTCGACCTCCAACTCACGACACGGGAAAGACGCTACCGTCTCAATTTGGTTTGCAAGTTCTACAATTTCTGCTTGAGCAAAGAGGAGATGAATGCTTCATCACAGAGGAAATCATCATACGGGCAACTCGTTGTAGGAGCCCAGATTTGCTGAAACTTGTGCTCAACCATGAAGCTAGGGAGGTCAATCATGTGTCAAATCGTGCATTGTAGGCAGCTGCGAAGCATGATGACGGCCTGTTGGGAATATTCTTGAGCCGTCGACCACCGTTGCAAATTTCCATCACAGAAGAATTCTTAGAGAGAGCAGCTGCTGACAATCTATGATTCGACTCATGAATATTGACTTGTTAAGGACTCCAACCAAGGGTACAAGGCAGATGCATATGGGATGGACAAAGTAGGGAGAGCACGGCATATTCTGAACGTCATTCAGCGTGCACGCCAAGGGGAGGTAGAGAGGGTTGTCAGAGGGCTTTCCAATATGAACCAGGGTCTGCAAGGAAGAGTAGTTCAGCTCCTAGCCCAAGTAGCGGACTGgaacatacctacctaggtcTTCACAGCACGCACAACAGCCAAAAAAGGATCCTTCAAGAAATCAGCCCAAAACTCCGGATCATCTTTCACACACTGCGCACTCTCCAGTGACATCTCCACAATCTTGGTCAACCCAGCATTCTCATACAGCTCCTTCGACCCCCCATAGATAATCTCAAGCGAAGCAACCTCAAATTCGACCGGCTCAGGCTTGCAGTGCAAAACAGCCCAATACTTCACCCCTCCTTCAATCTCCTTGACCCAGCCCGTATGAGCCCCATACTTCCCCGTCTTGAACTCATGACTGAAGGGATTCGCATCTCTAATCCCGACAAAGATTCCCCCTGGCTTCAAATAGGCGCCAATATTGGCAAACATGCCCTCCAGAGTTGACCTCTTGTCGGCATGGCTGAAGATCCAGTTCGCCATGACGACATCGTACTTTTCTCGCAGTGGGTGGTTGTACTCAGACAAAGGCTTCGAGACATCAGCTTCAAAGAACCGGATCTTGCCCTCGCGGCCGAGGGACTCTTCAATGTTGGAAGCGATTTGGAGCATCTCGGGGGAGATGTCGACAATGTCGACTGATTCCGCGCCGTAGTCGATGCATTCTCTGGCGTGGATACCACTGCCTCCACCGAGGTCTAGGACATGAAGGCCGGTGAGATCGCCGGGGCCGAGGGCACGGGCGATGAGTTGGGCTTCGATGATGCCGGCTGGGGTTTGAGCGTAGCCGTCGTAGGCTGTTGCGACTTGCGCGTAAGAGGTTTTGACTATGTCTTGCGAGGACATTGTGGAGTGATGGGGAAGCTTGTGGGAAGCCGCTGTCAGAGCaagtttgatgatgaagatgattgAGTCTCTATGCAAGAACTTGGGATTTTAAGAACAAAAGCCCGGCACATTCAGCAACAGAATCCCAAGGACTTATCTTGGGGAGCGTTGAACCCTCTCTAAGATCCCCTAATACCTTACTTTACCCGAACAGAGACACACATCACCTATGCACTTGTGATTGGGTGATAGAGCTGTCAATTTTGGAGAGAGGCTGCGTCACCTCCACACTCCTACCCTCCTCTAAATGCAAGATTTCGGACTATTGTTCCATTACACCTACCAAGTGTTGCGGCTTCCGCATGCTCGGATTAATATTGAGCTTGTACTACTATCGGGTTACACGACAGCTATGTTGTGATGGCTGACTAGACAGCCATGTAGATCTTTGCCCAATTTATCAGGAAGTTAAGATGCATTCGATTTGATATTAAGCTACCAGTACTAAAATCACGAACTATGAAAGAGCTTTTGACGAGGTAAGGCATGTGGCCCGCCGGCTAAGTATGTGCTGTTGGCAACATGATGAGCAAGCAACCATGCCCTGGAAGTGCCAGCTATTTGTCTATTATGTGGTTGCCACATAACTCCAAGAGCCATACAAATACCATCTGCATCTAGTCCTCCGAATTGCCGCAGAATAGAATACTGATCCACACAACACATGAACTGGCAGCTTGGCATTATGCTTCTAATTCCTCTGCACACACTCGCATATGAGTTTGTTTCATTCAAGCCAGCTCAACAAGTTTCATTTCATAGCATCGCCTGGAAAACAGGTAGCGAACAGCAAGCCCGACAGAACGGCACCACTGATCCGGATCGTGCATCACCTAAGATCAATGCAAGTAGCAACTGGGCCTGAAAATAGAACCCGGTCATCTCCCTTCGCTCTCGCCTCTCGCGACCCTTACTCCTGAAACTTTTTCACATCCTGAGctgccctcccccccccctttttttttttcttttggctctCGTTATCCCGAACACGAAGCTAGCTGTCCGCTCAACGCAAACGACCTTTATCTGGACTTTCTTAAATGACTTGCAACTATGACTACCTTCCcatatattatataagaTAAGTCACCTAAGTACCCACTTAATTTAGCTAAAGCTAATCCTATCTACTAAGCTCAATCGGGTACTAGATCTCGATTTTGGACTTTAAGCATGAAATTTACTACGTAAGCCATACTTTTAAATCTAGAGCCCAATATTCctatataattatttaaacAGTAATATATGTCGAagctttttttacttttaaaaaagcCTATTACGCTTAtgtatattttaatagtttagGAGATAGGTAAGTCCCAATTGATTAATCATTAATGTATATGCGCTCGAGTACTTTGTGCAATTCAGTTAGTTATTTAATGAATTAAATTGATTGCTAGGTGCGGGTAGGGTAGTCTGTGCggccggtggtgaggtggtccGAGTTGCAAGTCATTCTAAGCAAGTCCCTTTATCTCACTTGTTTTATCGTCCAGCATATAGCTCTATTTCATCAAAGATATGATATCCGTATTTAAAAGCGGCATCCTGAACACAATTTCGGGTGCGAACCAGAAATattgtgttggtggtgttcttGGGGCCAAGCGATGCAACCTTCATGTCAAGGAAATGCTCCGCGAGGCGGGCGGAATAAATTGTCCAGCGAGCCGGTGGGTGCCAACGGTTGCATTTCtttcaacctcctcgcaaGTCACACCGGGTTTTGGTTTAAGCGACCGCCGAACTCTTCTCACCACATCCACGAAAAAATATATGATGTAGTATCGAGTGGTCTGCTAGAATGAGATCCTCGATAGAGAAATCGGGGGTTCCTGGTCAGAAGAAGGATTCCATCCTGAGATCTCCCCCGAGATTCGCTGACACGATCAATGGCACCTTGGCCAAGGGGGTAAGACAGTCGAAGAGATTTAGGGCTTATCCCAACCGAGCTATCACATCTTGGGTTAGACCGAGGTTTTGTGAACGAAACTCAAGTCGAAGCGATTGCGATGCCTGCACGCCCTACCCTCCCACGAACCTCTCAGCTTTGTCGGCAGCAGCATCCGTTGTTGCCTTCGTTTGGCTTGcgaggtgaggaggtgtGTGGCTGTCAGCAAAGTCGTATCCGTACCTGCAGCCAGATGTTTCGGCCCTTTCAGGCTTTATGTAAGACCAAGTTTTGGCGAgaacctcctcatcattTCTGCTGTCGAGAGATGGATGTTGTCTGGTGGTTGCTTCTTTCTTCACTATCGTTGAACCACGCTGTTGGGAAGGATTTTCTTCTCCCAAGAGCTGCACGGCACTGCTGTGTCCCTGAAAATCGACAGCAACCCCTGTGCCACCCACTCACGGTGTGTCCGGCAGACGAGATCGATCTTCATGCTGAATGAGGGCTGTAAGATGCCAATCTCTAGCTGATTAAAGCTCAGGGGGGAACGCAAACAATGATTTCCATGTGCCAGAGTTGCCACACATCTGGTTTGGtgatcaacccccccttggCTCTCATCACTGCATTTCTCGAACACGATGAAAGCTGGAAGGATTGTTAGAAACTTGTAAAACGGCGACCTTCTAAAAACGATCAAGCTTTTGCTGCGGACGCACAGACTGGCATTGACtctgtatgtatgtatgtactGTGATGAGCATTGTGAAGACCAACAAGATTtcgaggttgagggttgAGAAGAACGCGTTTCTTCAGCTTCTATGGAGTCGAGGGCCGAGATGGTCGGTGGGTCCCGTCCCGTGTGCACAGACAATAGCGGAGAAGAGTAAGAGAAACGTCGCAGGGCCCGGTTTGGCTTAGCGTGTGGCTTTCCActtgttttcctttttctgACTGGCTGGGCCTGCGGGGGTTGCACATCATTTCCATTTTCCTTCAACGGCCAAATATCACACTGCTCAACAGGAGATCTGTGCGGTGTTCGTGGCACGCATTAGGGAGACAGGGGCCATGAACCATGGAACACCATCCCTGCTCTTCTGAGCTTCTGCTTTTGGCTCTGCTCACCACCAATCACACGATGGCCGCCATCTCGGATCCAAACTCATGACTGGAGAACGCAGCTGGTAGCACTGCAAGAGGGAAGACCTTTTACGCACTACCGAGCCGTGTCCCAAATCCAGGAACAGCGCATGACTGGGAATGATGTTAGTCGGATACCTTTGGGAGGACGGAGTGTTTTTATGACACTGATAGATACACCAACTAAGACTGTACGCTAGCAGATCACTACCTCGACCTCTCAAAGAGATTGTCAGGTGCCAAAAGTGGAAACACAGCCGGACCTCTTTCCAGATCTGATACCTGCTGGATGCTCAGTCCCGCCGCCCCGGCTTGACTTGCATTGGAGCGAGAGGGACTCTGCAAAGAAAACCTGGGAAGCCCCCTCCGGATAAACTCGAGGTCCCCGGAAATCGAGCTACTGATGCAGCCACCAGTGACGGAGCTCGCCCGCCGAGAACTGCGGCACTAGAGCGGAATCGAAGGCCTAGGCGATGCTACTTCTAGCGTAGCAGAATACCAGTTGCCATGAAAGCAGAGCTCCTAGGGGGACAACCTAGACATGGGGTTATCGACGAGGGTGAATCCCAGGAGATCTGAGCGTGCAGAACGTTCGGGCCAATGTAAGAATCTGGGGATCACTCCAACAAGTCGAGAACCCAAACGGCTGTGACTTATATCGCTCAGGACGCAATACTTGCAGAGAacacaaccccttcccttccttctccgtTTGTCTTGCATCAGGCCGTGTACCAACGGCACACACCACACTCACTGACCCTGACCAACTCTAGAGGTCCGTGGTTTTCCCCGTAAGCGACGCCGGTCCGTCACGGTATATCATGGTAGTCTGCTCCCGCCGATAGCTTCCGCTGTGGACCTTCCTGTCAGGTCGTCTTGATCGTATCAGCGATCACCCTCGACTCGGCATTTCGTTCTTTCACCAGACTacatcaccacacacatACAAGA is a window of Podospora pseudopauciseta strain CBS 411.78 chromosome 1, whole genome shotgun sequence DNA encoding:
- a CDS encoding hypothetical protein (COG:S; EggNog:ENOG503P6E5) — translated: MSSQDIVKTSYAQVATAYDGYAQTPAGIIEAQLIARALGPGDLTGLHVLDLGGGSGIHARECIDYGAESVDIVDISPEMLQIASNIEESLGREGKIRFFEADVSKPLSEYNHPLREKYDVVMANWIFSHADKRSTLEGMFANIGAYLKPGGIFVGIRDANPFSHEFKTGKYGAHTGWVKEIEGGVKYWAVLHCKPEPVEFEVASLEIIYGGSKELYENAGLTKIVEMSLESAQCVKDDPEFWADFLKDPFLAVVRAVKT